The DNA sequence GGGCACGCCGGCGCGCATCGCCGACCTCTCGGACGTCGACGAGCGCGAGCAGCTGGCCACGGTGACGCGCGAGGACCAGCGCTACCTGCGCGTGGTCGCCTACGAGTTCCGCGGGCCGAATCGCCTTGCGCAGCGCACGCACGACGCGTTCATGAAGAGCATCAGCGTGCCGCCGGGCTTCACGGTGGAGGACCAGCAGTTCTTCCAGAACAACCAGGACACGAGCCAGAAGGGCCTGTGGCTGGTGTTCGCCATCGGCGTGACGCTGGTGATCCTGGCGGTGGCGATGGTCTTCGACTCGGCGTGGGGCGCGGCGATGGTGTTCCTCTCGCTGCCGATCGCGTTGGGCGGCGTCGTGGCGGCGTTCTGGGCCGCCGATGCGGCGTTCACGCGTGAGGCCGCGGTGGGGGTGATCCTCGTCGTCGGTCTGGCGGTGAACCAGAGTATTCTCTTGGTGGACGCCGCGCTCGAGCGGCGCGGGAAGAGCGGTGGCAGGCTGCGCGCGGCGCAGGTGTATCAGGCGGCGCTGGACCGTTCGGGGATGATCGTCATGGTCACGCTCACGACCATCGCGTCGCTAGTCCCGCTCGCGGTCGGCACGAGCGCCACGACGCTGTTCGGGGCCATCGCGCTCGCGACCGCAGGCGGCACGGTGGCGGGCACGCTCGGCGCGATGCTCATCCTGCCGGCGTTGCTGGCGAGGCTCCGGCGGCGCGCCTAGCGTTCGGGGTCCTCCACCCCGACACCTGCGCGCATGTCCGCCATCTCCCGCACCGTCCTGCTGCTGCTCGCCTCCAACGCGTTCATGACCTTCGCGTGGTACGGGCACCTCAAGCACCATCAGCACCGCGCGTGGTACATCGCCGCGCTGCTCAGCTGGGGTATCGCGCTGTTCGAGTACCTGCTCCAGGTGCCCGCGAACCGAATCGGCTTCACGGTGCTGTCCCTGGGCCAGCTCAAGATGCTGCAGGAGGTCAT is a window from the Pseudogemmatithrix spongiicola genome containing:
- a CDS encoding DMT family protein, with translation MSAISRTVLLLLASNAFMTFAWYGHLKHHQHRAWYIAALLSWGIALFEYLLQVPANRIGFTVLSLGQLKMLQEVITLAVFIPFAVVYMKQPLKLDFLWASLCLLGAVYFVFRGNLTPA